The nucleotide sequence agtcgtactttttcagccaatgaacattatttttctctcacaataaatcagccaataaTACTTTCAACCATGACTTATCATCCAAGCGAACAGGACATAAGTCTCTACTATGTTAGTACTAGTATGATCGAGGGAAGTAAGAAAGCTAAGTTGAATAAATTCACTAATATTGTGAGAAGTATAGTCAGTTGTATTGGGAGTGCTTATTCCCGAGCGTGCAGGATCCGCTCGCTCGGCATGCACACCGCATCTGCTGTCCGATGCGTGTTGCTGCTCTCCCCAGCCATTCGATTCGCCtaggccacgcccacgcccacgcctgcTGGAGGTCACGCTCGCGCCTGCGCCGCCAAAGACCGCAACACCGCAGGAGACGGAGAAGATGCTGCCCCACTTAGGCGAccgcaccaccgccgccaccaaccCTAACCCGGCGGCCTTAGAAGGAAGGGATTCGGGGGAGGGAGGCCGGCCAGGCGGTGGGGAGGCCGGCGGGTGGTTTAGGGGCCCGAGCGACGGTGGAGGCGGCTGGCCAGGTCGGGCCGGGGCCGCCATGGCTGGAGGTCGCCATGGCCGATGCAGGAGGGGGGAGGCGAAGGAGGAGGTCGTCGTGGGCGGTAGGGTCTCGTCGGAgttcgcggccgccgccgcgcgggGCAGTGGGCGATGGGAGGTGGTGGAAGTGGGGCACTCGTgcggcgggggaggaggcggcgggaAGGGAGAAGAAGGCTAGGTCGGGAGAACAAGAAGAATAGTAGGCTAGGCAGGGAGAAAGCGTGTGGGCGGATTTTTATCCGCCTGCGCACGCGGCCTTTAGTAAGGCCCCAATTATATATGTACCTGAACAAATCATTCAAGTACATAGTTATTAGCGCCAGGACATAATAACTAGTAAGTGCATCCGCATTGTCTAGGgcctattcgcttgaacttatcagccgatttatcagctagaatctatagtattttttctctcacaacaaaacagcttcagccggcttatcaggcGGCTTTAAGATAGTAGATCAGGACATTGATTTAACACTATGTTTTGAAGAATATAGATCCTTGTCCAAGATGATTGTTTTAGGCTATTGAAGAAGCACGGGTTTGCAACGAAGAAAATAGAGCAGCCTGTGGGCTGGTGTCTTCCTCCCTGGCCGCACTACACGTTTACACCAACCTTGCATTGACTTGACTTCAGACTTCGCCACACGTGGACTGAGGCCTTTTAGTTGCCAAATTTTGGATGTGCAAAGTTGGTAAAATGTACTGTAGCGTcgctgtagcatttcgtttgtatttggtaataattgtccaaccattgactaattaggctcaaaatattcgtctcgtaaagtacaaccaaactagtttttaatttcgtctacttttagtattctatgcatgtaccgtaagtttgatgtgacgaaaaatcttctttttacatagtgctaAAGTTAGGAGTTTAGGAGAAACTAAACCAGGCATCAGAGAGAAAATAAACGGAAGTTTCCTGTCACCTCACGCGAAGCTCATTTTATTCTAAGCAGCTAGCAGACGTCCCAGCAGCCGGATGCTGCTGTATATACCAAAGCTAAGAGGCATCGTCCCAGCAGCTGCAGGCCTAAGAGTCTGCTTGGTTCCTGGCCACCGTTGGCCACGCCAAGGTGTGGTCGTGGCGGTCTGTGCCACACTCGCTACAGTATCACGCGCTAGACGACGAGCAGAAGGAGCGAATCTGTGGCGGCCGAGACGCTTCGGTGAGAACCAAACACACTATTGCAGGACTGGCCATAAGTCCCAGTTGGAAAACCCTTTagtttttagttttagtttttcaaTCAAGATTGCGAATCCAGGACTAAATGTCttctttagtcccagttgctAGAACCACGATTGAAaatagacctttagtcccgattgttATTACCAACTGGAACTAAATGACCCCTAGGTGTTcccaaccggtactaaaggtttgtttttttttcattttattcATTTTTATTTTAAGATTTCTTTTTAATTCAATTCTTTTTTATTTCGATTAGATTTTCGTATACGAttttctacgctgctaatatacgtCCATATATAAGGTTCCATTCgagcattatacataaataacacacTAAAATGTATGAAACTACGTATATACAAATATTTCAAGAGGTTATATATGCATGGAATATGTACATAATAAAGTCACAAAAACCTTGTACTCATGTGCTTGGAATTTCATTTAACCCTAATCTTCAGTCGTATGGCTTTTAGGTATTAATTGGTTAGGGTCATAGTGATACACGCCTTTGGGATCTATGACCTCATCCATAAGAAATCCTGCCAatgcctcttgaattgctttgatatGGTCACATGGCATAACCTTTTGCTTCCTCCATTCAATCTTCAATTCAAATGAAAGGAAAAATATGAATATgtatatgattatatatatcaacacaatggtaataaataaattgtgtataTTTTTACGTACTTCGAGGATCTCTTCACTTATTCTCCTTGAGTACTCCACGAGGAACTCGTagacgtagtatccacataagcTGTTCCCCGATCCCTGCTGCAGACACTACTTTACAAGAAAAaaattcatcatcaaccaatgaatcacggtaataatgaattgaactaaataaagatgcggtgacctagctagtacttactggGTATTGCACTAGATTCAGAGGCACTTTCCATTGACCATAATGGCGTTTCTCGGCGAACCTTTTCCAAGCACTgcccaacaaaataaataaatgatgttatatcaataaaatggcataagagagTATACAGTGTGCGAGAGCAAAATTACCACCGGAGAATATCTATCATTTCTTGGTAATCTTTTCGGGGTTTTGTCGCTGAGTCAAAGATCTTTACAGTGGGCATATCGATGACCAGCAGTATACAGTGATAGCTACATGTTTATACGCAGGCATAacttatggcagaaccgcctaatttaatacctcacaggagtgcttgtcttccattagacactaagcactcaggggagaacactagattactcggttccgtcggatacaccctaggggagaacccaaaaatccatatttttgccatcaggatcacaaatgagagaataaagcttatatcattcgtaaccatttcttacatcacttttaatacaatatcagagtataatatttattaatataacagcggaatgaaatcatgttatcagagttataaacaatttaattgaacagcggaatagaaacatgtgaacagagttacagcggaaataaacctctattaatgacatgatgaagtattgatatatatagactacgacaacagattataaaactttcatttataaaagtatttggtgagagttataaataacaactacgatcgcagcgtaaaggaaatcctctttgagcccaccaggaggaatccacacacaaagatcagctcaagcgtccacctgtcacctgcaacggggggaataaaccctgagtactcaattgtactcagcaagacttacccgacaggagaaaagcaaagactccaaggatatgcaaggctatctggtttgtgggttgcatttgcaaaaagcattactaagcgtgcgtccttatattcggttctttattaatagccgcattggttcattaactaaccattctatgtaagcacctgtgctactttcaagcaggtagtaagcaatcagatttcctttgtccatcttccatctttcatcttcagttcttactacgatgctaaaccgtagataagccgtaccggatagtccggcgattcgcgaatcaatgcccccagctgggtaccccgaaaacacacgccccgcttgtaccccgggcacaagcaggaccaacccatcactctcctgtcccgggtgtccaggtccccatccaaactgggactccaagcccccgcccctgagtcccggacttagtgcggcgcaaggacctcctccaccaaaacaaaaccctgacagtcggttcggaaagagccggatccgcgacaagagagcaacaagctttccaagcgcccatacacaagtatgtgcttgggataataagtctgtgacctgcctagagtcatatgcacgatcggtccttaatcgaccagacagggaaaacggtgtaaccaagctatgacccgcctccgcggcgacacaacttcttacacccaccaatacccaaaccacatccctgcccgatcaccatttttcctttccaccatttatattttccaagggATAATCattcagtaatatatttcctatctctcacgagtgacaggaaatcactcgacttctatcggagtcctatagcatagcattctacatgatcctgtcatactagtaagactcataggataaagatatatatatgcaagtgggtttcattcaactccttaaaacttaatgcataattataatttaaactgcagaaaggtaggggttatgcaccggggcttgcctgggtaaaatataatcagaagttagctttccatcctggcgacatgatctccaaaagcaccatttctccagcaactcccgatgactctgtgatccaccgacgtccctattatgatatgcaatgtaatgccatgcaaagatataattaattgactgcaatcgtgactcgtataaatacgctttacgtctctcaagtgaacgagctagttctaacgacgaccgtacttaggctacatatacacattgtcggataagacgttatttcccaacaattatttcagttatataaacccaagttgtttctttattttattccatCGATTAATCCTTATTCGAAATAAAGCATCATTAGTTACCTAACAAACTAATTATTTcggagctacaaaatttatagtgagtacctaatattactAGGAACCTACTGTGCAAATTTTAGATTCAATACTATTACCGATTCAtcccggaaattcctacaagttcatcttttagcaatattaagcatttttaaaatacttatatagctcccaaaaatattgccaaactttgtgaacaaaatatactaacatgaAGAGCATAATTTTGggggactaacaaaactggtttcagtATTTATGGACAACCACACaattttatattttaaatttacTGATTTACCTTGTAAGCTAAATTAAAGACTGTCCTACAACTTGAAAAGCCGGCGTCAACAAACTGGCCCAGCTGCATGGCAGCCCAGACGCACAGCAGCGGGCGGCCCACAGGCGCGCGTGGCAGGTCGGCCCAGCGCAGCGCGGCGTGGCCCAGCGACCAGGTGCGGCCCAGCCAGAGCATGCGGTGGGCGCGGCCCATAGAGCGGAAACAGCCTACAGGGCGCGCGCGGCCTTCCAACCTGGCGGGAACCCGAGTAGGCCGGCCCAACGCGCAGCGCGGGCGGCCCAGGCGCGGCTTGGTGGCTAGCCCACGGCtgaagcaggccggcccagcgagACATGGCCTAACTCGCACGTGCGCGGTCCAAACGGCAGTGGCGACGGAAATTTTGCGAAACGGACCCTACACTTTTCTCTATTCAAACCTAGGTCCAAAGTACTGTTCAAATGAGTGAGGTATTTCGCAATAATAACCCGTATAACATTTTGCCTTGGATTCTCACCCCTCACCTTCGTTCCCATTTCCAGAAGCGAAACGCACGGGGCAGAGGAGCGCCAGGACGGATGCAGCCGGCCCAAATCCCAGCCACCGGCACCGCGTGGCTCCCGACGGGCGCTGTGGAGAGTGCGAGCCAGAAGTGGAGCAAGGAGCCATGCAGGCACGGCGCACGGGAGGGCGGCTGGCAGGGCGGGCCATCGACACCGGTGGACATGGTGCAGCTGATGCCAGGGCGCTGCGGCATGGCCGAGCGCGGGTAGAGACGCGCGTGCTGGTGCCGAGGAGCGCTGGTGACTGCGGAGGAGGCGCCGGTGGCGCGGGTGCGCCTGCACTTGCGATGGCCAGCACCGTCGGGGTGACGCGGCTCGGGCGTGGTGGCATGGTCAGTAGAGGGAGAGGGAGCGCGGCTGTGCGGTGGAACGGTCCAGCATGGCGAGGCTCGTGCACTCGCGCATGGCAGGGTGCGGGCATCCAGGGCGCCGAGGGCGGAGCACCGGCACGGCCATGAGGCACAGCGATGCTCGGCCTAAGCGACGACGAGACGGCCATGGAACAACAGGGAGCACCAGCGCTGGAGGAGCTGCGCCGTGGAGCAGCTGAACCGGCGTGGGTCGAGCGGCTCGCGCGCTTGCCTGCAGTGGTCGGCGACGGAAGCGTGGCCACGGAGATGGGGCGATGGCGCGGGCCAGAGTGGGCGTTGTGCGGGGTCAACAACGGAAAGGGAAGGGCGGCTCGGCCTGGGAGCGCACGCGAGCAGCGCgagaagagaagggagaaggggcgcGGACGCACGGAAGGGAGCTGAGTGCGGTGGGGAAAAAGGAGGAGCGGCGTTCACGGCCCGGAAGGCAAGGAGGAGCGGCGCTGGGACTGCATCCAGCGCGTTCGCGGGGAAGAAAGGACCTTGTGAAGGCAGCACTCGCAAGCAGAGGGGGGAGCCGAGCGAGTGAGTGGGGAGGCAATCGGAGCTGGGCGCCTTTATCCTCGGGCAACAGAAAAAGAAAGGGGAGAGGAAACAGCACGCGGTTCGGCTGGCGAATGCGGCCTTGGTTCGGCTGGGTAAGCGCCATGGCTAGCAGCGGACCGCAGGGCACGCACCCGGAAGAGACAgcggagaagaaaaaaaagaaaggcgCGGAACAGGTGACCTGACACAAGAGAAGCCAAGGCGGAGGCAGGCAGTGGACTACTCAAGCTACAGGGCGAAGGAAAAAGGACGCGGCTCTCATCAATCACGGCATCGGGTCACTGTGGAGAAATCGTGACTGGTGTCATGGTGCGGTGCACATGCACGGCAGTGACAATGACCGAGGAACAGCGGAGGCAAGCAGCGCTACCGCGACAAGGCATTAATCTTGACGTGACCATGGAGGCAGGCGGGTGTTCGGTAATGCAGTATgtgtgtgcatatatatatatatatatatatatatatatatatatatatatatatatatatatatatatatatgtgtgtgtgtgtgtgcagggCCGTGCAATCGTACAGGGACTCCGATTGTCTAGTGCCTCACATTTACGTCCATCAGTCAAATTGCTGTGGCACTACATCGGTAGGCTGATAGCCGTCTACACGACCTACGTTGTTCTGTCACTCTGTCGTGTTAATCTCCTAGTCTCCACTAGGCTTGGAAATCTCAAGTCTGCGTGTAAAGGATGCGGGCTGCCCGTCCGTAGTGCCCTAAACTGCCTGGTATTGTCTTATATAGTTTGCtaaaaaaatggtattttaacccTAAGCGCAATATTTAAAATTTCAAcattcgagaaactcgtttcg is from Miscanthus floridulus cultivar M001 chromosome 7, ASM1932011v1, whole genome shotgun sequence and encodes:
- the LOC136465403 gene encoding glycine-rich protein 2-like is translated as MLPHLGDRTTAATNPNPAALEGRDSGEGGRPGGGEAGGWFRGPSDGGGGWPGRAGAAMAGGRHGRCRRGEAKEEVVVGGRVSSEFAAAAARGSGRWEVVEVGHSCGGGGGGGKGEEG